The following DNA comes from Pseudomonadota bacterium.
TGAAAAAATGTCTTTGCCGTGAAAAGTGAGCAATGAACAGTGAAAAGGCTTTTCCTTTCTCTGTCAGCTTGTTGGCCTGTCATTATCAATTGTATATAGATTAATTGCAATAGGTCAACAAACATTTTACCCTTTTGATCTGTCTTTTCTTTCATTCATCTTCATGAGCAGTATCCCCACTTCATAGAGAATGTATGTGGGCACGGCCAGGAGCATCATGTTGTACACATCCGGCGTGGGTGTAATGACTGCCGCGGCTATAGTGATAACAAGGATTGCATACCTTCTTGTTTTTGTGAGAGTTTGCGATTTCACAATGCCCTTTTTGTTCAGGGCAAGAAGGACTACGGGCACCTCAAAGGTTATGCCAAAGGCAAAAACCATGGCCGAAGAGAAACTTATGAACCTTTCGACAGATATCATTGCCTTTAAGCTGTTTCCTTCATAACCGAGAAGAAATTTTATGCCTGACCGCAAGACTATGTTGTAGCAGAATATGCTCCCGACATAGAATAGCGCTATGGAGGAGACGATAAAAAGACAGCCTTCATAG
Coding sequences within:
- a CDS encoding twin-arginine translocase subunit TatC encodes the protein MEREKVVYLLTGLKRFAFKALIVVAVSSVICFIFFRDILRILLLAADIKVYYFAVQEVFFSSIELAIYSGVFLSFPFIVFLLWYEFRSVTGLRPYEGCLFIVSSIALFYVGSIFCYNIVLRSGIKFLLGYEGNSLKAMISVERFISFSSAMVFAFGITFEVPVVLLALNKKGIVKSQTLTKTRRYAILVITIAAAVITPTPDVYNMMLLAVPTYILYEVGILLMKMNERKDRSKG